The Spirochaetota bacterium sequence TTAGAACAGAATTTGCCAGTGTTTTAAATTTTTCTTCACTTTCTTTTAATTTAATTTCAGCCACTTTCTTTTCATGGATATCGGTTCCAACACCTGAAAGCCCAATAAAGTTTCCTTGCTCGTCATAATGAGCTTCAGAAATAGTCAAAATATAACGATATGAACCATCTTTTGTTTTCAAACGATATTCAAGTGGTTCAAAAATTCTTTTCTTTGATCTTTCATAACTTTCAAGCACCATTGGCAAATCTTCAGGATAGATAAACTCCACAAATGATTTGCCAATCATTTCTGAAGGGGTAAATCCTATAAAATTCTTGATATTAGGGCTTATGTATCTTATTATTGTATCTCTATCAACCTGGTATACCACATCATGAATTGCAGCGATTTTTTCATTATCAAACGAAGATTGAGCAAGCAGTGATTTCATCATGAATTTATCAATAACTATCCCAAGTTGCTGGCTAATTACTTCTAGCAATGGTTTGATGTATCCTGGAATTATGTTTGTTGAGTGAGACCCAATATTTATGACACCTATAACATTGTTTCTAAATACTACAGGTATTGCTGCAATTGCTTTAATTCCTTCTTGTTTTCTAAAATCATTATCATCTAAATCCATTGTAGTATAATCAATATATTGTGGAGTTCCTTTGATTATCATTTGATAATTCCAGCTGTCAGGTTTATATTCAGAAACTTTTTCAATAAATGATTCACTGACACCCTGCGCAAAAGTTAATTTTAAATGCTGTGTAAGTGGATCAATTACATAAATACCACCACAGTCCATACCGGTAACTTTTATTACAGTATCCAGTATATATTTTAATACTTCCACAAAATGCTTTGTATCATCATCAAATATTTTTATATTGTATAACTCTTCATATATTTTTTGTATTGTATCTGAAAAATTATTTTTTAACCTGCTCAATACCAGTATTTGTTTTGGTGCATCATTATTTATTTTATGAATGCTAAAAACATAAGGAAGACTCTGATTAGGTGATTCCAGAATAATTTGATTTTTATCTATGGAATTGCTGGTATTATTAAAATAGCTTTTCAAATCTTCACTTATTAAATAATATGGGAAAACATCATCAATTTTTTTATGTATCGCGTTAGGATTATTAGAATAGATGACATGTAAGGAGCTATCGGTTACAATAAAATCACAATTGGTAAATTGTAAAATATCAAAAATTTTTGAGGTCTCCATATCTTATTTAACAATCTCTTCGGATTCAAAATTTCGGGATGCAAAATTTTGCTCAAAGAGGGTAATCCATAACTCAACCCTTTCCCTGCCGTAGCATTCCTTCCATGCTTCAACAATCATTTCAACAGGCACATCGGCAAAACTACCATGATATTCAATATATTCCATATATTGTCTTTTTTCTGTGTTGTATTCCGGAAATATTGCATCATCCACCCCATTAAAATCTATGGGTGATATTTTGTGTAAATGGCACAATTCTTTATTGAATGCAGGGGTGGCCTTTACCCATTTTCCATTTAAATAAAATTCAGTAAATCCATGGTATACAAAAATATTAGTACCTAAAGTTTCCAAAAGCTGTTTTGTTGCAATATGATTTTTGACTGTAGCAAAGCCTACCCTGCTTGGTATATTACAGGCGCGTCCAAGTGCACATAAAAGCGAAGCCTTTGATACACAGTATCCGCGTTTCCTGCCCAGGACAAAACTGCCATAATAGTGTTCAGGTTTGTAAAACGGTGAATAGGGATCATATTTGATATCATCACGAACAGCATAAAAAAGCTTAATTGCTTTTTTGGTATCGTCTCTTTCGGATCCAACAAGTGAATTTGCATAGTCGATAACGTAAGGGTTATCACTATCTATACATCGTGAAGGCTTTAAATATTCACCTAAATCTTTACAGGCCATTCTTCTTTACATTAACTGTTGATAGTAGTAGTAAAAATATAGTACTTATCATATATTCTTCAATAATATTTTGTTATAATATAACAAATTGTTATAGCCAAAACGCAACTATAACATTAGCATGTACAATGTATATTTAATATATGATATTATATTTTGTATATACTTTTTATAATTACAACAACTTATAAAATTCTCTTTACAACTGTTATAATGAATATATAGCAATAAATTCGTTAAAATATTTATACCCCCATACCTGCTCTTGAAATTTTACTGTGCAGCCTGAAAGTAAATCATAGAATGAGTTTTCAGCACACGCTATCATATCCCCAATAAAAATAATTGTATGCCCTCCTGCTTTTTTATATGCCTGCAGTGCCTCAAATGCCATGCTGCTTTGTGGTTCAGGCCAACACAAAAACAATGATCTTTCAGGATATTCTA is a genomic window containing:
- a CDS encoding transglutaminase-like domain-containing protein; the protein is MACKDLGEYLKPSRCIDSDNPYVIDYANSLVGSERDDTKKAIKLFYAVRDDIKYDPYSPFYKPEHYYGSFVLGRKRGYCVSKASLLCALGRACNIPSRVGFATVKNHIATKQLLETLGTNIFVYHGFTEFYLNGKWVKATPAFNKELCHLHKISPIDFNGVDDAIFPEYNTEKRQYMEYIEYHGSFADVPVEMIVEAWKECYGRERVELWITLFEQNFASRNFESEEIVK